A single genomic interval of Mycobacterium sp. DL592 harbors:
- a CDS encoding right-handed parallel beta-helix repeat-containing protein has product MSISRTGLAFLAACGLLVGCQSTAAPAQSAPLADETATLQQRFDGLQPGQTLTLDQRTYGHGGVLKISVPGVTIDGHGATLQALNDETSSVQVVADNVTVRNLTLTAPTEGKRWGAPNQQKLAVLGTQGVTLDDITVNGSAAAGVFVQGAHNFKLSDIRVANTRADGVHVTGGATDGTLTRISTAGTGDDGVAVVSYGSEPPCQHITITGPVVNGTTNGRGLAVVGGEHISARNISVNDTAAAGIYVATEGDPYNTGSVSDVSIADGTVTAANHDSSTVNGAILVYGGRDDVSLTNVRLSRLSVTGTPESAQRDVGLIVDHGTVAGIEFSGLRLDGSAVTPFVTNAPAGTFATTDWTQDGKPLSVG; this is encoded by the coding sequence ATGAGCATCTCCAGAACCGGCCTCGCATTCCTGGCCGCCTGCGGTCTGCTCGTGGGCTGTCAGAGCACCGCTGCGCCCGCCCAGTCCGCGCCGCTGGCTGACGAGACCGCGACGCTGCAGCAACGGTTCGACGGCCTGCAGCCGGGCCAGACGCTGACGCTGGACCAGCGCACGTACGGCCACGGCGGTGTCCTCAAGATCAGCGTGCCCGGTGTCACCATCGACGGCCACGGCGCCACTCTGCAGGCCCTCAACGACGAAACGTCCTCGGTGCAGGTGGTCGCCGACAACGTGACCGTCCGGAACCTCACTCTGACCGCACCAACCGAGGGCAAACGCTGGGGCGCGCCCAATCAGCAGAAGCTCGCCGTCCTGGGCACCCAGGGCGTCACGCTCGACGACATCACCGTCAACGGGTCCGCCGCTGCAGGCGTCTTCGTCCAGGGCGCGCACAATTTCAAGCTGTCCGACATCCGGGTGGCCAATACCCGTGCCGACGGCGTGCACGTCACCGGTGGAGCCACCGACGGCACCCTGACCCGCATCTCCACGGCAGGTACCGGCGACGACGGGGTGGCGGTGGTCTCCTACGGCAGTGAGCCGCCCTGCCAGCACATCACCATCACCGGGCCTGTCGTCAACGGCACCACCAACGGGCGCGGGCTGGCCGTCGTAGGCGGCGAACACATCAGCGCGCGCAACATCAGCGTCAACGACACCGCGGCCGCGGGCATCTACGTGGCCACCGAGGGCGACCCCTACAACACCGGGTCGGTTAGCGACGTCAGCATCGCCGACGGCACGGTGACCGCCGCCAACCACGACTCCAGCACCGTCAACGGCGCCATCTTGGTTTACGGTGGCCGCGACGACGTATCGCTGACCAACGTTCGTTTGTCCCGGCTGTCCGTCACCGGAACCCCGGAATCCGCCCAGCGTGATGTCGGGCTGATCGTCGATCACGGCACGGTCGCCGGTATCGAATTCAGCGGCCTCCGGCTGGACGGGTCAGCGGTGACACCGTTCGTCACCAATGCGCCGGCCGGCACGTTCGCGACGACGGACTGGACTCAGGACGGTAAGCCGCTCAGTGTCGGATAG
- a CDS encoding YdcF family protein, with protein MARLRRVLAVVAVALVIAPGIAGYFLFTRSHADPLVKADAIVVLGGENDGRLQYGLSLAKQGYASTVVLSNSYENDPQASAEFAQACASGTATITVVCFRPDPYTTRGEAMFTARLAKERNWTHVIVVSWNFHMVRARYIFDQCFGGTVTMAPVPRTYDYSLPRWVVTYTYQYFALGKALLVGC; from the coding sequence GTGGCCAGACTGCGTCGCGTGTTGGCTGTGGTAGCGGTGGCTCTCGTCATCGCGCCCGGCATCGCCGGGTACTTCCTGTTCACCCGGTCGCATGCCGATCCGCTGGTCAAGGCCGACGCGATCGTCGTCCTCGGCGGCGAGAACGACGGCCGCCTGCAGTACGGGCTGAGCCTGGCGAAGCAGGGTTACGCAAGCACCGTCGTGCTGTCCAACTCCTACGAGAACGACCCGCAAGCCAGCGCGGAGTTCGCCCAGGCCTGCGCGTCGGGCACCGCGACGATCACGGTCGTGTGCTTTCGCCCGGACCCGTACACCACTCGCGGTGAGGCGATGTTCACGGCGCGACTTGCCAAGGAACGCAACTGGACTCACGTGATCGTGGTGTCGTGGAACTTCCACATGGTCCGGGCCCGCTACATCTTCGACCAGTGCTTCGGCGGAACGGTCACGATGGCGCCGGTGCCGAGGACCTACGACTACTCGCTGCCGCGCTGGGTCGTGACCTACACCTACCAGTACTTCGCCTTGGGCAAGGCCCTGCTGGTGGGGTGCTGA
- a CDS encoding glycosyltransferase family 1 protein gives MPSAHINGKWLGQPFTGVQRYSEELARHVVADHGIDFVLHVPKGARIPSWAIAPNITVRRAPLAGMAFEQLYLPIATAGRLLLNFGGMAPLLKTRQFVTFHDATPFRFPETYRKAFVAFYLLAYLLLARTARRLMTVSEFSKGELAEVLRVKPSRFLVVGCAADSLTRVPARQPDLPWHPGTYLLVGTLARHKNVVAPAAALAASGRHVVVVGAGGDSRVYAGIAADLADNVVVAQRLTDAELRWLYEHATALVFPSFYEGFGLPLLEAQTLGCPVIASDRASIPEVGGDGALYFDPQQPSALLRHADVLDGDHSAADKLVDLGHRNASRYSWVTSADSVLAAIRSMAG, from the coding sequence ATGCCCTCGGCACACATCAACGGCAAGTGGCTGGGGCAACCTTTCACCGGCGTACAGCGCTATTCCGAGGAGTTGGCCCGCCACGTTGTAGCCGACCACGGCATCGACTTCGTGTTGCATGTCCCCAAAGGTGCCCGGATTCCGTCCTGGGCCATCGCGCCGAACATCACCGTGCGGCGCGCCCCGCTGGCGGGGATGGCGTTTGAGCAGCTCTACCTGCCGATCGCCACCGCGGGACGCCTGCTGCTCAACTTCGGTGGCATGGCGCCGCTGCTCAAGACCCGCCAATTCGTGACGTTCCACGACGCCACCCCGTTCCGCTTCCCGGAGACCTACCGCAAAGCCTTCGTCGCCTTCTATCTGCTCGCTTACCTGCTACTGGCCCGCACCGCCCGCCGGCTGATGACGGTCTCGGAGTTCAGCAAGGGGGAGCTGGCCGAGGTGCTTCGGGTCAAGCCGTCGCGATTCCTGGTGGTGGGGTGCGCGGCCGACTCGCTGACCAGGGTGCCCGCCCGCCAGCCCGATCTGCCCTGGCATCCGGGCACCTACCTTCTGGTCGGCACGCTGGCCCGGCACAAGAACGTGGTAGCCCCGGCCGCGGCCCTCGCCGCTTCGGGGCGCCATGTGGTGGTCGTCGGTGCCGGCGGTGACAGCCGGGTGTACGCCGGCATCGCCGCCGACCTCGCCGACAATGTCGTGGTCGCCCAGCGCTTGACCGATGCCGAACTGCGCTGGCTTTACGAGCACGCCACCGCGTTGGTCTTCCCGTCGTTCTACGAGGGTTTCGGCCTGCCACTGCTCGAAGCGCAGACCCTGGGTTGCCCGGTGATCGCCTCCGACCGGGCCTCGATACCCGAAGTCGGCGGGGACGGCGCGCTGTACTTCGACCCGCAGCAGCCTTCAGCCCTGCTGCGCCACGCCGATGTCCTCGATGGTGACCATTCGGCAGCGGACAAGCTCGTCGACCTCGGCCACCGCAACGCCTCCCGCTACTCCTGGGTCACGTCCGCGGACAGCGTTTTGGCGGCGATTCGTAGCATGGCGGGATGA
- a CDS encoding glycosyltransferase, with translation MNSAPTIAIVHERLTEFAGSEQVVEQLAAEWPSARIHVPIAAPGSDRGAMQGRAAVTPADRVHRLIGRRSHAVLLPSFIPAFKHMDFGDVDAVVISHHSAALSAVHATTDRPTVAYVHSPARWAWDPAMREGEASGFAGRTALTGLAALIRRAEAQAAPKLTQIVANSSEVAARIRRWWGRDAAVVHPPVNTDLFTPDDTGEREDFFLLAGRLVPYKRPDLAIAAANAAGVPLVVAGEGRRLAECQAVAGPKTIFLGRVSDEEMLRLQRRARALLMPGIEDFGIVPVESMACGTPVIATGAGGALDSVVPGLSGQLVEPGTDRQIVAGFTEALRTFDGTQFDSKQVRKHAEQFSHARFREQMRAVVDSVL, from the coding sequence GTGAACAGCGCACCGACGATCGCGATCGTCCATGAGCGCCTGACAGAGTTTGCCGGTTCCGAGCAGGTGGTCGAACAGCTCGCCGCCGAATGGCCGTCGGCGCGAATCCACGTGCCGATCGCCGCCCCGGGTTCCGACCGTGGCGCGATGCAGGGCCGCGCCGCGGTCACCCCGGCCGATCGGGTGCACCGGCTCATCGGCCGCCGATCCCACGCCGTGCTTTTACCCTCGTTCATACCGGCCTTCAAGCACATGGACTTCGGTGACGTCGACGCCGTCGTCATCAGTCACCATTCCGCCGCCCTGTCCGCCGTCCACGCCACCACTGACCGGCCGACGGTGGCCTATGTGCATTCGCCGGCCCGCTGGGCGTGGGACCCCGCGATGCGTGAGGGTGAGGCATCGGGGTTCGCTGGGCGCACCGCGTTGACCGGATTAGCCGCCCTTATCCGCCGTGCAGAGGCACAGGCGGCACCGAAGCTCACCCAGATTGTGGCGAACTCGTCCGAAGTTGCGGCGCGGATCCGCCGATGGTGGGGGCGCGACGCCGCCGTCGTACATCCGCCCGTCAACACCGACCTGTTCACCCCCGACGACACCGGCGAGCGCGAGGACTTCTTCTTACTCGCCGGTCGGCTGGTGCCTTACAAGCGGCCAGATCTGGCCATCGCCGCAGCGAATGCCGCCGGGGTTCCGCTGGTGGTCGCCGGGGAGGGACGCAGGCTGGCGGAATGCCAGGCCGTCGCCGGACCGAAGACCATATTCCTGGGCCGGGTGTCCGACGAGGAGATGCTGAGACTGCAACGGCGGGCCCGCGCACTGCTGATGCCTGGCATCGAGGACTTCGGCATCGTGCCGGTGGAGTCGATGGCGTGCGGCACGCCGGTGATCGCGACCGGAGCCGGCGGAGCCTTGGACTCGGTGGTGCCGGGCCTGAGCGGCCAGTTGGTCGAGCCGGGAACCGATCGTCAGATCGTCGCCGGTTTCACCGAAGCGCTGCGCACGTTCGATGGCACCCAGTTCGACAGCAAGCAGGTGCGCAAACATGCTGAGCAGTTCTCGCACGCCCGGTTCCGCGAGCAGATGCGCGCGGTGGTCGACTCAGTGCTGTGA
- a CDS encoding O-antigen polymerase, whose amino-acid sequence MSKHAAPTTSPQVWFLSPIAVTLVVAMVSMLPTALIGDAAFRELWRTPKSITPETLLLFACGALALSFGALVSMASVQQRPLTVRWPALDAKSLDLMQRASTVLTGLTVFGYAGFGFLILRSGLSLSQLVAGPYADGPPVRDTIGTVPGVTTLTQCGMAAVIVSSILLTQHFSRGELLKILTVVGLSLPRSFLFSERLAVLEVVVPVVVILCAWLSLSPGPRRTASALAPVIGLPLVIVIFGVFEYFRSWSYFRTRTNSSFVEFTLERLAGYYTTALNNGHLVYTYLNWPGRWPYDTLEAFWVAPGIEQFGLYTRLTGHELPYSGKSQAVTPLTEVLTQHGNPEFNNPSGYVAPFIDYGSVGGLVFLFVIGLLSGFLYRGFCGGKPFGLLLYPIMFTGLLELPRYMYWSQGRTTYTLLALIILAVMLSRRQAKSTAPQIYPTLSGLPS is encoded by the coding sequence GTGAGCAAGCACGCCGCGCCCACCACCAGTCCGCAGGTCTGGTTCCTCTCGCCGATCGCGGTGACCCTGGTGGTCGCGATGGTTTCGATGCTGCCCACAGCGCTGATCGGAGACGCCGCATTCCGGGAGTTGTGGCGCACACCGAAATCGATCACGCCCGAGACACTGCTGCTGTTCGCGTGCGGCGCTCTGGCGCTGTCGTTCGGTGCCTTGGTCTCGATGGCCTCGGTACAACAGCGTCCGCTGACCGTGCGGTGGCCGGCCCTCGATGCAAAATCGCTGGACCTCATGCAGCGAGCCAGCACAGTACTCACCGGCTTGACGGTGTTCGGCTACGCCGGCTTCGGCTTCTTGATCCTGCGTTCGGGGTTGTCGTTGAGCCAACTCGTCGCCGGACCCTACGCGGACGGCCCGCCAGTACGCGACACCATCGGAACCGTTCCGGGTGTCACCACATTGACCCAGTGCGGTATGGCCGCGGTCATCGTCTCCTCGATCCTGCTGACCCAGCATTTCTCGCGTGGCGAGCTGCTGAAAATCCTTACCGTGGTGGGCCTTTCGCTGCCACGGTCGTTCCTGTTCTCGGAGCGGCTGGCCGTCCTCGAAGTGGTCGTGCCCGTGGTGGTGATCCTGTGTGCGTGGCTGTCGTTGAGTCCCGGCCCTCGCCGCACGGCATCGGCACTGGCCCCGGTGATCGGCCTGCCGCTGGTGATCGTGATTTTTGGTGTCTTCGAGTACTTCCGGTCGTGGTCCTACTTTCGGACCAGGACCAACAGCAGCTTCGTCGAGTTCACCCTGGAGCGCCTGGCCGGTTACTACACCACGGCACTGAACAACGGCCATCTGGTCTATACGTATCTGAACTGGCCGGGCCGCTGGCCCTACGACACGTTGGAGGCGTTCTGGGTGGCGCCCGGCATCGAGCAGTTCGGCCTGTACACCCGCCTGACCGGTCACGAGCTGCCTTACTCCGGCAAGTCCCAAGCGGTCACCCCGCTGACCGAAGTGCTCACCCAGCACGGCAATCCGGAATTCAACAACCCGTCGGGATACGTTGCGCCGTTCATCGACTACGGCTCGGTCGGCGGACTGGTCTTCCTGTTCGTGATCGGCTTGTTGTCGGGGTTCCTCTACCGCGGATTCTGCGGCGGCAAGCCGTTCGGCCTCCTGCTCTACCCGATCATGTTCACCGGTCTGCTCGAACTGCCGCGGTACATGTACTGGTCACAGGGGCGCACCACCTACACCTTGTTGGCGTTGATCATCCTCGCCGTGATGTTGAGCCGGAGACAAGCGAAATCGACTGCGCCGCAGATCTATCCGACACTGAGCGGCTTACCGTCCTGA